In Gossypium hirsutum isolate 1008001.06 chromosome A10, Gossypium_hirsutum_v2.1, whole genome shotgun sequence, the DNA window tagttcttaaagcAAATGACATCATTTGGATTGTGTGCTCTAGTATAAAAATATTAGTACTTAATTGGGATAAAAAAAACTCGAGTATTAGATTGAATATTAAAACCAAACATAGGTATTTAATTGTCACAAAAAGAAATTCAAGTATCGAATTTAAAAATGAGCATTGAAGCCAAACTGATATACTAAATTAGGAATACAAAAAACTTACGTACCAAATAAATATTGAAaccaaatttaaataccaaatacTCTTTATTACTTTTTGAATTAATGGAACAATTTTTGGGGGGTTTCATTAATGGAACAATCAtattgaaaacaaataaaatgtgaGCTATAAATAATTTGTGATAGACAAAATTATCAGTCATGAATGGTAAATAATAGGATGTTTCAATCGTTtagccaatatatatatattactttttagaaaattaaaattaaactcatattaaaaaaaaaagaaagaagaaaataaagcttgaatTCTTTCAAATTCCATTCTTCTTTTCTCTGTTATCTTTGGAATCCAAATTCGATTCTGGGTGAATTATCAAATTCCTCTTTTTTCAGACATAATTCTTTgttgattttggttttggttgtttGTTTCTCCATACTTTTAGCTTATTTCttggattttaattttccaaTCATTAGTTTCTCTCTGTTTCATTTTTATTGCTGGAAAATTTAGGAAATGAAAATAGATTACCACTCTGAACCATAAATTggaatttgtttctaaattaaATTCCTTTTTTTCTGTTTGAGAATTGTTGAtttatttgttgttgtatttttattttctggTTGAATTTTGTTTCTTCAGTTTTCTGTTTCAAGCTTTGATTGTTGGATGATTCAGGGTTGGTTTCAAAGCAATGAATGGTACAATGATTACAAAGACTACCTCAGGTATGTTTAAACTTTTCATCAACCAATCATGTTTTTATTTAGTCAATTCAATAGAAtgatttcaatttttcttttcttttttttgtaacGAGAATATTTGTTGTTTCGAAAAAATCTGAAGATACAAGTATCACGGCGGATTTTGaaattaagtgtttttttttgaggtataactaaatttttttaatattttaggaatttaatgagtttttttttcaaaaagaattaaagggtctaattaagatttttttaaaattatgaaattaatgagaatttcgaaaaaatatataaaagaataatgaaatttttcaaaaaaaatatttaaaggagcaaattaaaattttcaacaaatttcaagaaaaaaataaaaaatttcaaaaaatttgaagACCAAGATCCACCATGGATCAAATGCATGAAAAAAACTTATATCAAGCAATAGACACATGAATTCGAATAATATATCATGTTTTTCGGTATTGAGTGTGACCCTTTAAATGtaagaaaaattgaaacaaaataaatttatcctTTTTTAGATATATACTCATGCTTTAAGGCTAAAGTCAGAAAATTTTGAGAGtgcggaattaaattatatatttttatgatagtaaaaatataattttattttttaaatttttaaaaaattaaatcaaatttttattatttttaaatttgagttttaagtGTAAGAtgcaatctttttttatttttaatacctATTTTGCAGTCAATCGTAGAAGACTAAGGAACTTATTGAATAAAAGTGATAATCGCATTTGTGCGGATTGTGGGGCTCCGGATCCAAAATGGGCGTAAGTTTTTACCTATTACCACTTGTTTAAAGTTCTTTAAAATATGCTATTAGTCCATATTTTTTTACAGAAATTgagatttaatctttttactgtaaaaattaaaaatttaatcttctttcttttttttaaatttgaaaattttaatccaaTTATTATTGTTTTTGGTAGTTTCTGTTAGAATTTATTGACTTAATATGTTTACTTTTTGTCAGTTATATGTAATGTCATATGATGATAGTCTAATTAATATGCCAAGTTGTTAATGATAGGTTTGGgaatttcaaaattagaaaataggaggacttaattttaaattttttagtacatggactaaattttaaattttatcaaagtatAGGGACAAACTGCATCTTTTAACCTTTTACCTATGAATGGACTACTAAGCTTAGTACATAGCAATGTAATGCCTATCACTTGTTTGTAAAATTGTTTGATAAGAAAATGGTTTTGGATTGTATTTTTCAGATCGTCGAATATTGGAgtgtttatatgcttgaaatgttgCGGTGTTCATAGAAGCCTTGGCACACATATCTCCAAGGTGACTATTCTTCATCTCTGACTCAAAAATTGAACTAGATTGGTTGGTATGATTCAACAATATATATTGAACGATATTATTAGCAAACCGATTAAAACAgctaaaaaatcaattgaattaagaaCTTATGGTACAAGGCCAAGCGGTTCGATTTTCTGCTTGATGTTTTATTTCATGGGTTACAATTCATCTTTCAGGTTTTATCAGTGACATTAGATGAATGGTCCAATGAACAAATTGATGCGATGTCTGAAGTCGGAGGAAATTCGGCTGCTAATGCAATCTACGAGGCCCATATACCCGAAGGTTTTTCAAAGCCGGGTCCAGATGCTGGTATCGAGGAGAGGAAGAGATTCATCAGGTTCCACTTCTCACAAATTTAGAATTCATCCATATGCTTTGTTATCTAGACTCGAGTGTGAGTTTGAGATGATTAtgttaaatttttcatttaagatactagtttttttttttttgaaggatCATATTTTCATACccttactttaatatttattgaaaatgCGTATCAAACATAGGTACTTGATGAATAATGAAGAATCGAATAATGAAGAATCGGAATAACATAGACCACATTCATTTTGTCATTTATCGAATTTTAGATAGAAAGCAAACACTAAAACTACAACAGCTTATGTTTGCTTTAActctttatttctctttaaagCACTCATGTCCAACACATAGTTATGCGAACATGACCTATTAATACCatccaaatacatgaaaatgaattttgaaaaattgGACCATACCCCTGTCAAATATGTACCCTATTCAACACTCATATCTAAATCCAAGTAGCTTATGTTGTAGTTACTCATTTCAATTCATCTCTAGGTCCAAATACGAGCTTCAGGAATTTATGAAATCCAGCTTGCGGATATCAACAGGGAAGAGTTCTCCTtcttttaaattgatattttcttCGAAATTTATGGATAGTTTTCGAATAAAGCCAACAGATGATGAGGTAAATTCATTTGctctttatttcttttgaaaaaagGTTTTGAACCATAATATTAAGTTTTGGATCGATTTTGGTTTGATTATTACTTAAATCTTATTTGACCTGGTTAAACTTTAGGGTTCATATTTAAGTTaatgaaaatggcttaaaaacaCTTAATCAATTGTATGGTGTTACATTTATTCATACGAGTCCCATTTGCCGTGAAAGTGGTAACAGGATGGTATGGTAGAATTTATCGGCTTATTGAAGGTCACAGTGGTGAAAGGCACGAATTTAGCCATCCGGGATATGATGACGAGTGATCCGTATGTTGTCTTGACTCTCGGGCAACAGGTTTGTTGCTAAACATCTTTGGCTTTCATTCTTTACATTAGTCGGGCTCAGGTGTGAGTGCCGATTATGGGTATGTATTGAATACAAATATGGTTAGACTTATTCTAAGCTTTTCCATTATTTGGAGGACATTTCGAAATCATTTCATCATATCCTTGGGTCCGACACGAATACTCCAAAAAGAATGAAATGTTGGAGCATCATACTTTGTGTGTTTGTTTCCCTATCAAAACGAGAATAAGATTAGTTGCTTTGAGTTTACTAACGATAACATTCGGTGTTTGATCTTATTAGACTATTCAAACAGCTGTCATTCCGAGCAACTTGAATCCGGTTTGGGATGAGGACCTCATGTTATCCGTCCCGAACAATTACGGGCCTCTGAAATTGGTAACTAGTTCGTTTTCTTCCCGTTCTATGTTATTAAGAAACTTTATAGGAGTTTCCTCCGAAGAGGAAACGGGaaaaaatgtttaatatttttaaaggattGTTCAGGTTCGGGTTATTTTGGGTTGTTCAAATTTGGCTTGTATAGATTATATTTCCTAAAGTGTAAACTACTTTGTACTGCATAAGAATGGGTTTCTAATTGGTTGCTTTTATGTTACTTGGACTCAACTATGAGTTCTGGATTCGAGTATATTCTTAACATGGATATGttcaattttttccaaaatttctatatattttgaGTGTCTTTGGAGGATCATATTTCTGTATCTATGTCTAAATAAGCCTCAGGCATAAGTGTATATGATGATTTACAGTTCATATGAGATTTCTTGTATCTTAAGCATAATCATGATATGTTGAGCTAATCCGTCAAATTCGGATATTGTAGGAAGTATATGATCACGACATGTTCTCGGCCGATGACATAATGGGCGAAGCACAGATCGATATCCAACCCTTGATATCAGCTGCAATGGCATATGGAGATCCAGAAATGTTCGGCAACATGCAGATCGGAAAATGGTTGAAATCCGACGACAATGCGCTGATCGAAGATAGCATCATTAACATTATTGATGGCAAGGTGAAACAAGATGTCCAGCTGAAGCTTCAAAATGTTGAATGTGGAGAACTTCATCTAGAAGTAGAATGGCTGCCTCTTGATCAATAAGTTAATGCatgtatattatatgtattatattattgtggagtcctaattagactctaaaattcatgtatttttgtCCTGTTTACACATTTTTTTTCTGTCAtaatcatatttaattaattttttattcgtaTAACTTTTGATAGGTTCTGacccaaatttaatttaaaatttttatataatttttttgtttgccGAAGCTAGCTTTTGATCGAAATAACCTGTTAAAAAAAtggtagaaaaatataaaatatatgtttgtaAATCATATATATGAGAACATTTTGTAATATGATGTTGATTAAAGCTAACACTCACAGGTCTTGAAGAATATCTCATCTTGATTTCTTTAACAATAATTGCCTTTCCAGTAAAAATTTCTTTGTTGATGAATGCCCCTCCCTCCACTATAcagatttgaaattaaattgcaataatatttttttgttgagGGTAAGGAATTAGGAATTAggaattgaattgtattttatttcttttattgaaaaatgagtaaattaatttttgtgtGCTAGATGAAGGAGTAAATTgattattctattaaaaattagatcaatttaaAGTAGAATTATCTATAGATCGGaccttaacaaaattttaggctcaatTGTTAACATAGACTTGGTCTAGGCTGAAAAATGAGCCTAAAAATTTTCTCTAACCCAGCCtcaataaaaatgctaaaattgaGGTCCGTTCCgttcgtattaaaattttttatataaaaaaataaaaactacaaTACATGAAATACAATCATTAAAATAAACGTTTCCCAacaaaagtctttatacttaaataacattaagataggtgcaacttaacaataaaatacctttaaaatagtagtaaaatcaacaataaaataataattatacaatatctaaataataataataataaaataatagcaacataataataaaatatactaaacaacaattttttaaaaaaaaatttggatcaAGCCCGAGCAAAAAAAATTTATCCGAAATCTGATTCATTTTCTAAATAGGCCTTATTTTTTCCGTTTAAGcttgtttttcaaatttatatcatTACTCAAATTCTTTTACTTTTCAAGTTACCCGATTCAACTTATAAACAACTACGTGGATCACCAAACAACACGATAGCGACCCTGGTATGACAACTAACACTGGCTTATTGCTCCGAAGTCCAAATATATTCTCAATCCAAACCTAAAAACTAGTGGCCAAACGGAAATGATGAGCTGGATTGCACTTTACCGTCCCATCTATTAGAATTAAATGAAGATTCAATcacaagaaaaataattataatacagTATGGGTAAATATAcattttgatacttgaacttagttttaaggtttaaattagtatttaaaattttttttatccaattagGTACATAAACTTAACCTCAACTTTCTTGTCTAATTAGATACTGAACTTGGTTTTTTGGTTCAAATTAGTATCTAAATTTCGctttataattcaaatttgttCAAATAAGTCACTTACCGTAAGtactaatttggacaaaaaaatcaaattaaatgtgCCAATTTAAATCAAAAAGCCAAGTTTAGGTACCGAATCAAACCAAAATAAActttagatatcaaattaaatcttaaagcCAATTTCAAGTACCTAATTAGACAAAAGAAAACTTTAGATACCAATTTAAACTTTAAAGCCAAATgcaagtaccaaaatgtatattTACTCTTTATTTTTAGTCTTAGCCCTTTTTCCACTAGCTACGTCTTATCCATTCcgagaaaaaaattacaaaatagatataattaaggcatcaaaatgtatataaatatgaatatatataacaagtataagtaaaatattaaaatttatataaacattaCGACATAAAATACAccaatttctaattattttttttccaaaataaactcgTAATTATTTGCTAATTACGACCAAACTATTATTGTTGTTCTTAGTTGAATTAGTGGAAGGGGAAAATGATTTAATCTTAATCACATAAATAAAAGCGGAAGCAGCCAACAAAGCCACACCTGCGACGCCGCAAATCAAGCTCCCTAACAGCAGCACGTGCCTCACGTGATCGTTTCCCCGCTGGTTATTGGCCACACTCCGCCACCATGAGGTGTCGTTGGAATTCGTGGCCTTTGGCAACGCCACTACCGACGGCGTCGACGATGATGAAGTGGAGGAAGACTTTGAAGTTGATCCGAAGAAAGACATCATTTCCGGCGACTTGAGACCCTTCGGTGGTAGGCTTTGGTACTCTAGACCGTGATCTGAGGGGCGTAGCTCCCTGGCCGTTGATTCTTGAACGAGAATGAGGACGATGACGGTGGTGATCAACTGTAGAAACGCCGTCATTGAAGTGGCGTTGCTTTTTGTGTGGAAATAAGGCATAGCTGATTATAGTGTTTTGAGTTTGAGTGACAAGTTGGTCCATAAATAcgtactaaaataaataataataataataataattccgtcaaaataatatgtttttatttattattctatggATAAATAATAGATTTACACATTAACCTTGATCGAATGTgcaaattaatatatgaattttattttgtaCAATTATTAACATGAAATTTAGATTGTGATTCTTTAGAATACGCGAGACTTTAAATTCGGTTCAATTGTATACATCAAATTAAatgaatatatacatttatttttatattaaattaatataattatttgcgTATATAATATATCAATGTAAAATAGTGCTGATTCAATAGTCTTActagtgatttgtgaaaattgaatcaaaataaaattttatgtaaaaaatcacaaaaaattaaagTCCACGTACGACATTACATATTGGATCAAAGTTTAcatgtaattttaatatttatcccattattttagtgttataaacaaatataatataaaaataagtataaataCATATTCGAGCaactatataatataattaatttattacagcatataaattgttataataaacgttgataatggcggTAGAACAatcgcaaagcaataagaaaataaaaataagaacacacatATTTTAAATGGAAATCATTTCggaaaaaaaccatgggcagaggatgagaaattcactaatgttgaaaagcGAATGATATAAGAGGAGTttcaactacatctatttaagaGTTAGATAGAAGAAGAAGAATTCTATACGGATTTAGCTTGTGTTGTATGGTCCGTATTGCAATGGGTGCATCCCCGGAGGCAACTCTAGCACAGTTTTGTGCTTAATGAGGATCTATAGCAGGCTACGACTCTCAACCTTTTGCCACCATAGATCCccttattttaccattgtatttatttatttaacaagtgACGGGATTTGAGTCATACAAATTTTTAACATAACTTACAAGGAACTTgaataattacaaataaaaatatacatcaagcaattataaaatataaagaaactaTTACCACATATAAACAGAAAAACATTTAATGCATATACTTAATGGAtttgcttttgaaaatttaaataatacatcTAATTTACTAATAATATATCGTTGacttgaaaaagaaaacataataaaatgtatatttgttaTAATTAAGTAATCatgattataattatataaaatccaccattttttaaataaaaaatccagaaacattttatattaagtggtacttattattattttgaaaggaTAGTTTTAGATGATTGTTTTTTTTGTTTAGCGATTTGGAGCAGTGATTTATTTGTCTGGTGCGGAAAACGCGTGGCATTAATACTAGTGTCACGGAAAAGTATTCGCCGCTACTTTCTTTGTCTTTTAACGACCAGTAAGACCAAGCCTGGTCAAAGGATGTTAAGATTTggtgtgattttttaaatttatggtcGTCGTTAAAAGTAGAAAGGAAGAACTTGAAGACGTAAAGTCACGTCAGAAACTCGGAACTGTGTTGGTAAGTAATATTGAAGTTATTGAACCGATTATCGAAAGAGAGaaaatttgcaattttttttcataaCTGTAACTCTTTTTTTATATTGAAACGTGTAGACTTTGTTGAAAGATAGACTCAAGTTTTTCAAACAAAATCTTATCTGGCATTATCAATGGTGATTTAATGCTTTTTTTTAGCATGATCAATGGTGATTTAATGTTGTTTTTTCCACCCTTTTAATTTCAATAGTAAGTTTAGAATGATAAAAGTATTAGGAATAGAAATGATAACGGACTGGGGTGGGGTGAGAGCTGCTCGAAATCTACCAAGTGTTTTGCCATTCTTAATTATGGAAGCATCTGCATTGAGACTTAGTTTGTATTTTATCTTTTACTCAAAAATAGGCAAAATAGTTATTGTATgccaaattaaagaataaattagtcatttcaattaaaaattttgtcCATTTGTGTTATTAAGAATTGGCATAATTGATAGAATAATCAAATAATGGCATCCGTACCTCACTGGCATATAAgaaccaatttttaacaatataaatggatgagatttttaataaaaattatcaatttgctGTTTGATCTACTgtttgatctaacatacaaaaattaatttactcattttttttagtagaggATAAAATACAAACTGACCCATATTATAAGGATCTCCACGGTGCTTTTACTAATCCCACTATAGTGGATCTTTCTATGAACATTACAGAGAACAATGGGTAGACAGAGTTTACATTAACGTgtttagttgaaattttgaaaaataaattcaattaaattagaatttttttctatgttttcaatattgtataaaaaaattactaaaaatattttgtttaactaaaaaaaatgataataataattttatctttaagtAAATTGAACCGTAACTACACcaatataaatacataaatattattattttgcaacattttctaaatataaaacatattatattGCTTCAATtcatgtaaatattattatttttcatatttttattattaagaatacaTTTTCACCGTTgaaagttattttt includes these proteins:
- the LOC107925103 gene encoding ADP-ribosylation factor GTPase-activating protein AGD12, with the translated sequence MNGTMITKTTSVNRRRLRNLLNKSDNRICADCGAPDPKWASSNIGVFICLKCCGVHRSLGTHISKVLSVTLDEWSNEQIDAMSEVGGNSAANAIYEAHIPEGFSKPGPDAGIEERKRFIRSKYELQEFMKSSLRISTGKSSPSFKLIFSSKFMDSFRIKPTDDEDGMVEFIGLLKVTVVKGTNLAIRDMMTSDPYVVLTLGQQTIQTAVIPSNLNPVWDEDLMLSVPNNYGPLKLEVYDHDMFSADDIMGEAQIDIQPLISAAMAYGDPEMFGNMQIGKWLKSDDNALIEDSIINIIDGKVKQDVQLKLQNVECGELHLEVEWLPLDQ
- the LOC107925059 gene encoding uncharacterized protein, with the translated sequence MPYFHTKSNATSMTAFLQLITTVIVLILVQESTARELRPSDHGLEYQSLPPKGLKSPEMMSFFGSTSKSSSTSSSSTPSVVALPKATNSNDTSWWRSVANNQRGNDHVRHVLLLGSLICGVAGVALLAASAFIYVIKIKSFSPSTNSTKNNNNSLVVISK